One Brassica napus cultivar Da-Ae chromosome C2, Da-Ae, whole genome shotgun sequence DNA window includes the following coding sequences:
- the LOC111203267 gene encoding meiosis regulator and mRNA stability factor 1-like, which yields MLASIFFSKRFRQVTLRRTRISENGVVQQRLSLSDVGLKYLAMEATCREASEEEGFARTAKTSVWWDIENCGVPKGCDGHKIALNIKSALGKMKYCGPLAIYAYGDINQMRSSVQQALSSTGVSLNHVPPGVKDGSDKKILVDMLLWTMENRAPANVMLISGDGDYSYVLHRLRMIGYNVLLVRPESASRFLVAAADRIWLWRSVVAGGSGSEVSKGVNSGLVVESKSSKRFRVHVPCPN from the exons ATGTTAGCTTCAATCTTTTTTTCAAAACGTTTCCGGCAAGTTACGCTGAGAAGGACTAGAATATCCGAGAACGGCGTCGTTCAGCAGCGACTGTCTCTCAGTGACGTTGGTCTTAAGTATCTAGCTATGGAAGCAACGTGCAGAGAAGCATCTGAGGAGGAGGGATTTGCGAGAACAGCGAAAACATCAGTCTGGTGGGACATTGAGAACTGCGGTGTCCCAAAAGGTTGTGACGGCCATAAGATTGCTCTCAACATTAAATCAGCTTTGGGGAAAATGAAGTATTGTGGTCCGCTCGCCATTTATGCTTATGGTGACATTAATCAAATGCGTTCATCTGTACAACAAGCACTCTCCTCCACCGGCGTATCACTCAACCACGTCCCTCCCG GAGTTAAAGACGGGAGCGACAAGAAGATCCTTGTAGATATGTTGTTGTGGACAATGGAAAACCGAGCTCCTGCTAATGTGATGCTGATCTCTGGTGATGGAGATTACTCATATGTTCTTCACCGATTGAGGATGATAGGGTACAACGTTCTTTTAGTGCGACCTGAGAGTGCATCTCGCTTTTTAGTTGCTGCAGCAGATAGAATATGGTTATGGAGGAGCGTAGTTGCTGGTGGCTCTGGCTCCGAGGTCAGCAAGGGTGTGAACTCAGGCTTGGTCGTTGAAAGTAAGAGTAGCAAGAGATTCCGTGTGCATGTTCCTTGTCCTAATTAG